In Phyllopteryx taeniolatus isolate TA_2022b chromosome 8, UOR_Ptae_1.2, whole genome shotgun sequence, one genomic interval encodes:
- the LOC133482016 gene encoding P2Y purinoceptor 3, with the protein MKMPHFLESLTTQTLIPKTFSSDVFNTSVPSTDPNTAVALLAVVGNVSQQGLLRCTYKEDFKRILLPAVYTLVFLLGIPLNGAVILKIWRRRPSLSRSNIFMLNLAIADFLYVTSLPLLIYNYGSHDYWPFGEFACKLVRFQFYSNLHGSILFLTCISVHRYIGICHPLAMWHKQGGPRLAWLICGGVWLVVALLCAPTFHFASMGIQRNRTVCYDLSTPKQSVHYYPYGMALTCLGFLIPFTGVMMCYCKMARILCVPVSYQGVNIQTRDKRDRAVKMIIVVAAAFCISFLPFHLTKTSYLVVRTLPSVSCKTRNLFSIIYKSTRPFASMNSFLDPILFYFTQPRYRQSTKRFVLRVTTFRDKDRSA; encoded by the exons ATGAAGATGCCACATTTTTTGGAGTCCCTCACAACACAAACTCTCATCCCCAAAACCTTCTCGTCAGATGTCTTCAACACAAGCGTCCCGTCCACCGATCCAAACACAGCTGTTGCTCTGCTGGCAGTCGTCGGTAATGTCAGCCAACAAGGACTCCTGCGCTGCACCTACAAGGAGGACTTCAAACGGATCCTCCTCCCGGCTGTCTACACCTTAGTCTTCCTGCTTGGCATCCCACTTAACGGTGCTGTCATACTGAAGATATGGAGGAGGCGGCCCAGTCTGTCCCGCAGCAACATCTTCATGCTCAACTTGGccatagctgacttcctgtatgTGACGTCACTTCCCCTGCTCATTTACAACTACGGCAGTCATGACTACTGGCCCTTTGGGGAGTTTGCATGCAAACTGGTCCGATTTCAGTTCTACAG TAACCTCCATGGCAGTATCCTCTTCCTCACCTGCATCAGTGTGCACCGCTACATTGGGATCTGTCATCCTCTGGCGATGTGGCACAAGCAAGGCGGCCCCAGGCTGGCGTGGCTCATTTGCGGAGGGGTGTGGCTGGTGGTGGCCCTCCTCTGTGCGCCCACGTTTCACTTTGCCTCCATGGGGATCCAGCGAAACCGCACCGTCTGTTACGATTTAAGTACACCAAAGCAGTCTGTGCACTACTACCCGTACGGCATGGCCCTCACCTGCCTCGGCTTCCTCATCCCTTTCACGGGTGTGATGATGTGCTACTGCAAAATGGCCCGCATTTTGTGCGTCCCCGTGTCCTACCAAGGCGTCAACATCCAGACGAGGGACAAACGCGACAGGGCTGTGAAAATGATCATTGTGGTGGCAGCCGCGTTCTGCATCAGCTTCCTACCTTTTCACCTCACCAAGACCTCGTACCTGGTGGTGCGCACGCTGCCTAGTGTGTCCTGCAAGACCAGAAACCTCTTTTCTATCATCTATAAGAGCACCAGACCGTTTGCCAGTATGAATAGCTTTCTGGATCCCATTCTCTTCTACTTCACTCAGCCACGGTACAGACAGAGCACCAAAAGGTTCGTTCTCAGAGTCACTACCTTCAGGGATAAGGACCGCTCTGCATGa